TGGTAACTTATTTACGTTAGACACAATATGATATgatttaacaataaattttttaCAGGTTCCAATGATTTGTATGGTGCATCATGAAGATCTGATAAGTTTAAACATTCTATGTCAATAAAATCAGCCAGAGAATTGTAAGTTTTCTTATATCTGTCACCTAGATACTGTCTTATTTGATAGATCTAACATCAACCAGAGTTTGGAAAACAACTTTAAAGAtatgaaaaatgtttaaaaGAAGCTCTATGATCTACATAATACTAAGAGCTCTGTCTAATATCTGTTACATTAAGTCTTTGATTTGTAGTTTGGTTCTTATTGTTCCaggttcttcttctacttgatGCAGGTTGCCCTTGGTCGTTCTGCTTCTGATTGCAATCCGTCATGCCATCTTTGAAGTCTCCAAGTTTGTGTAAGATGCCTCTTAAAGTTGTATTATATTACTTTGTTTAAACTGTTGTCTGATGTGTTCGTACATATGTTTTGGAATGTTATTCAGCTGTTTCATGGTGAAGCTCAACATCTTTTTACAGATATGCCAAAGGGAGAGTTGAAAAAGTATCATCTCTCTCCTGAATCCCTCTTTTATTCTCCTATTTTGCTTTGGTGAAAACAACAGTGAAAGACTtacattgtatatatatacctcTCTTGGCTTTCCCGTACCTTTTTATAACTGTTTCAAAATGATTCTTTTGGTTATCATTGCAGCTTATTTTTCGCTTATGGCTTATTTAAAGCTTATGAAGGATTAGAATTTTCAAGGACCGGAAGCACTGCAGTAAAAACGGTTTTTGATTAGAACTTCTGCCAGCTTGATAAACAACCAAGCTTGATTGTATTGTATGTGTATCTTATCGAATTTTGTTAAACAGAAATATCTCTATTGTAAAAgtctttttgtatgtttttgaaCATTGAAATCAATGACagtgattattttaaaaaaagaattggTTAACAAATAATGTTGAGATATAATTAGTGTTGAGGAGAGAATTAATGTTGTGGGCTCTGGCTAAAAGCCTACAACGAACCAAACAAATATGGGTAAAACGTTTTTAACAATTGCAAGAGGGCCACTCCCAAATTGATATCGAAAATGAAGTTAATCAAGGAAAAAGAAAGGCTTGGGCGAGTACATGGCAAGATCGTAATTAGCGTGAGCTTGACATATTGATAAAAGCACACGAAATGAATTGAGAAATAACCTTAAGTTGATTTGAATTAGCAAAACATGTAGTAGGGGAGATGATGTCATACCATAAGAAGCTGATTGTGGGGGCTCAATTGGTTTGTAGGCTATGCTCCACCTCTTGAATTCAATTAAAGAAGATGAGAAGAAGAGATGTTGTAGGTGATTAATGTAtaagtataaaatttaaatatttgtgtaagaatgtttaataattttattcgaTAGTCCAATTAATATAGGATAAGAATGTAATATTAGAAATGGTGTaacatttgtattttgttttgttagcaAGTATATGTCGTTATATTTGTGAGCATTCGGTTAAGAAAAGCATGAGAGATAATTGagacaatataaaatattttcttcttttaattttaacttttgtcTACAGAGCTTGGTTGTGTGTTAAGTTAACTCTTATGAAAGTGAATAAAATACAAGTCACTGGTATCTAATTTATTCTAAATTCTAAAGCGCAAGTAGGACTACAATCCTAAAACTCACCTTACACACAATACAAAATCTCCATGAAATGCAATTGTTGTCATGACTCTATGGTTTACTACGTTAACCTACACAAACTAAATTAACTCAAAATACTTATTACCTTACGGTCCACTTCTACTTTCACTgtagaaaacaatttataattagctaatatttttgctaaaacaataaaaatcgCACTAGCTCCCACAGAGAAATACTACTACGAGACTTAAGTTATTTCCAGAGATCCATAGCGATAACCAACCTATAAAGCTTAGGTTATTTCCACCAATACACTCACTCAACAGAAATCACATTCTATAATATGCAGCAGACAACCACACTTGATTAAATAATAAAGCCAAAGTACAATAACTCAAAAATAATTCAAAGAACATGATTTTCATTTTCAATCGTCCAACCATCGGTTTAAACGAAACAAACTAACTGCGATATCAGTTGCAAACCAACCCCTACCATTAGATTTGCATATTAACAATCATATTATTCGTAATGAAAAATACAAATGTAATATATCCCGCCTGTAGGGCGGGTCgatcctagtatatatatatatatatatatatatatatatatatatatatatatatatatatatatatatatatttgtttccatcacaaaattataaaatgttatttattatacttatttttaaaaatatatttatgaaaacttTAAATCGATATGATGTTTAAGGGTCCAAAACTTTTTTTGCACTAGGATCTGTAAAATTCTTGAGCCGGCCATGGGTAGATTACACAATGATCGCCACAACGACAGCAATAGGTTCCATCTTTCTAAATTCTAATGAACTCATCTTCACATTCGTCTTCTTCAGAAAATTTATCCAGTTAGATTCTGTTATGGTTTGTCAAGTGTCTCTAAAGGTCTAACCAATGAATAAAAGGGAATAATGCATtccttcctaattttttttagcatttataagtaagatttttttcattttcattcatttcattctttttattttagaggAATATAGAACAAATTTTTCCTCATTAGAATTGAtaagaaataatttttcttttcatttttataattttattcttctgCATTTTTTCCCTACTCATTCATAATGTTCCTATAAAGTCACCAGTTAGAACTTAAAGGGAGATAGGGAATTGAAAACCAAAGTTATTAATGGCTAAAAGAAGCTTAAAGGATCCAGATCTTAGCACAGCTCATACCGTACACATGATGTCTTATTTGATAGGAGGTGCTCTGTTCATAGCTGAAGATTTCTTCACGCTGGCTGGCACCTCGCGGAAGCCATTGGAGTTGGAACATGTAAAAAACTTCTTGACTACTAGATTAGATTTCCAAATGTTCCAAGGAACTTCTCCATTTTCGGAACAGATCAAATAGTTTATCTATTACCCCTAATCAGCCGACATTACTAGAAGCATTGTAGACGGTTATGTCCTACGTAAGAACTAGATGGATATTGCATGATCATGAAATGAAAATTATTTGCCAACATTGAATAATCAATTCATACAATTGATCCAAAAGTTGAAACCAATGAAAAATTGCAGATCAATCATGAAGagtagccatgagatcttcatCCCTATACAAAAGAAACCTGCAAAGGAGACGAAAAACACAgtgaaaatcattaaaaataaactcTCAGAGGAATAACATCGAACAGGTTAAGAACATATACTCTTTCTCTCCAAGCTTCACTTGAGTACCACCGAACTCAGGCAAAAGAACATTGTCTCCTTCCTTAACCGAAACCGGAATCAGATTCTCGGTTCTGTCTCTCGCTCCAGGACCAACTGCTATCACCCTCCCCGAATTCAACTGCGTTCAATCAAATCCATCACATCAAGTTCTATGTTTTTCAATGAGCGGATCGGATCAAGAGAGGCTCTTTACCTGAGAAGATGTTTCCGGTAGGAGAATGCCGGAGACGGTCTTGGAAGGTTGAAGATTCTTCTCAACCAATACACGGTTTAACGTCGGGATCAATCGCTTCGCcatttttctcttttgaatcaACGACGACGGTAAGATTTTAGTCTCCAGGGTTTAAGCTGAAGCTTGTGTTGGGGGTTTTACGGTTACTTGGGCTTTTAAGCAGCCCAGGCCCATTAGAGTTTAGTTTTGTACTTGTTCAACGCTCTCGAGAAAAAATCTCATCAGTTTATTTTCATCCACTTACAAAATTGGTTCTTATGCATACCTCAAACCTACAAAGATACAGAGGAGGATTTTTTTACTTTGGAGTCGTCTGTGTTCTCACCAATTATAGGAAAagtaatgaaaaaatattagataTTACTTttctagtcttttttttttataaatttcatcTGTAAGAGTTTACAACTGTTAAGATTGATGATGTGTTTGATAAGCAAAATTGTAAATAGACAATCAGTGTCTAAATCGAAGTAAAGTTGCAGAAAGGCACCATACACGTGTGTGATAGATTTTAGAACTAGACCACAATGGTTCGAGCGAACAATCTTGAATGTAGCATACTTTGCACATGCGATGTCTAACAATTCTGTTCAAAATTGTATGAAATGATAGCACAAAGAAAAAGACTAAATCACAAGTATGGAATTCAAAGAAAAACCAAACCGCGTTAAACTTTTCCAAAACTAGATTCAACTTTAATTATTCTCAAATTTTCACAACCAACTGCTTAAccaaaaattgaacaaataattGTATTGGATGTCATTAACAAACTATTCAACGTTTAAAAATGaggataaaaagaaaatagggAAAACTGACACATGGATGTCCCTAAAGTGGGCAAAGAAGATAACAAAGCAACACGCTACCAAAAGTTCAATGTGTCTTTTAGGAGGTCCCAAGGGTATAATTAAGTATGGGTTTTAGCAATGATGAAGAAATGGATAGGCACTATAGCATATAGATTCACCTCATCATCCTAGAGtgtaaagaagagaaaaagaggaTCTTGACACTAACATCGTATTGAGTCTCATCAACATCTCTTACTAGTGTTCCGCCGTTCCGGCCAAGCCACCAAAAATGAGAACATTACAAGCCTTGCATAGTGCACCGACCATTTGGGAAGGTTAGGAAAAGAATCACGAAACCTAATAAGACAAGGGCCAAGTTTCAACCATTAGTGGGTTTGACGTTCTTTCTTGTTGTGCCACGTTATTATAAAGTTTTCTTAGACAAGAATAAGGGATCTTGTTGTGCCTCAGCCCTTTTTAGAAGGAAATCAGCTCAAAAACCTCTTGCTTTATAGAGTTTCATAAAAAGCTTCCAATATTTGATTTTCTGCCATTTTAATGTTCAAACATGTTCCTTGTAaacatttaaattataattcagaaactagatttggacccgcacaaccgtgcgggtactaattttcatgtttttatatatattttacataattaaaatatatttataaagttacttatatatttaaatgtttatatataataatttgaatatataacaatttgatagttttcatgctgtaagttaattgattattttaagtcatcacatatatttggtattttttattattatattttaaaattatttttatttaattattatgatcctgatccgtaattcaaagcgctagattttctttatcaatatttttttatgtttattcatttaagataataactatatatatatatataaaagtttaagataagttaaatttatacatgaattaacccGTTCTactaacatattatatttctagcataaatttttaatgtttgtgaaaataaaatatattaatttatcagtttaaaataattttatcatatttagttaaatacaatgttttattttaaaatgatagatataactataaaatagtaaaatttgatatattttttttcattttataaaatataactgagtatatatatatatatatatatatattaatgtataataacattaagttcattactaattacaaaattagtgaaaatatttatatacaatacaatttttgataattaaaatattgttataatgtttttcaacacatttgttaagaaaattaaatatatatatatctatatatatatatttaaattaaaagatatcaaattatattatgatttaagtagttaaaagattatatattagcattaaggaaatacatttaatacaaattttaaataataatccgaataaaaatatcacacatgaatcaaggtgagGTTGTTAACCCATCCGGATTTTTAGGAGTGAATGTTATATTAGGAATGATatattataaatctatattattagtaataaatgaattaacTAATTTCTAGTGAGGTTCCATCTAACACTACTAAAAGCCGAATAAGGAGTGCAGGGAGCGTGCCATGTCAGCATTTATATTCGAACCAATCAGAGACAAGCTTTTTTACACGTCAGACGGGCTTCAATTATGTATGGGcttcaagtttttctttcaTTTGCAGTGTGCTTAAGTGTGGGCTTTAATTTCTTCTCATTTTCTACTTATCAAACTTAGCTTTCATTTTTGCGACACAATATTTGGTTTTACTATTTTAGATTTCTTTTTCTCCCCTTAGTATATGGGCATGATATCTCTAGATATATCTTTTGGTCGTCTCTATGCCATTAACACTATAACATACTACCGTAACATCTTTCGTCGTCTTATTATGTGATTTGTTTACGAAcagaatattataatattttgtttagtgAGCTAAATGAACAACTCcgttgtttttaataaatatattagagCAGGATGTTGTTTCTACCAAACCTGTATAATGCAGAATGGACCAAAATTAGAAGCGGCACGGCTGCATTATTATGGCCACCCTCATGCATCAAATTTCCATAACTTGCAAGCTTTCAATTAGAAACAGAAGTAATTACGTTAGCAAATtattatgaacaaaaaaaaagcacaaaatatttaaaatcatcttGAACTCGCTTTTTCACTCGCAACAAAATTTTACTTTGACAGCTCAATCAAATACGCAATCACTTCAAAGGACGGATAAAAAACATCAAGAAGATAAAAGCTAGagaggaaaagaaaaacttCAACCTCTTTGTTCGTtttacaaattgtttttttttttttatctttctaaAGAATAATTTCGttcatttacaaattttatctctatttttaaaatacatagcctagataaaattatttacaaaggaaaaaaattcataaaaatttaccccttttaaaaatgatatcaaataaaaatatcaacgtTGATCAgcttgatagatttttttttagacaaattaatgttttctaaaatgttaaaaaactaTTAAGAGTTTTGGAGAATTTGGGGAATATTGTTAGATGGTTCTACTAAAACCATATAAATGatgcaaatatttttaaattaaaaaatcagatacggttttactaaactaataaaatggaaTTCAATTATATTGTAGTATAATTACATATAGACTATAAAATTGAGAATTGAATTATAGATGGGATGAAACTGGTCTCCACAAAAGGGATCTATTGAATATTTCCCAACAGTTCTGACCTCTCCTCCCCGTTTTGTATTAGGTGCattaatgttttagatttattggGCACATGAAGCTCATCGTTGGGCATCATCTCCGGCAACGTCCAATCCTTGACATGATCACGGGGAAGGAGATTGTTGGTACACGTACAACCTAAAGAGTAAGCAAATTGTATTCCATATTACCACCCAACTTCTTAATGCTTCCATAGTAATGATATCCCTCAACTTCTTCCATGCTCATGTCGACAGGAaagaactaaaaaaatattattacccttttaaaaataatatcaaataaaaatatcaacgtTGATCAgcttgatagatttattttgagacaaattaatgttttctaaaatgttaaaaaactaTTAATAGTTTTGGAGAATTTGGAGAATATTGTTAGATGGTTCTACTAAAACcatataaatgatgtaaatatttttaaattaaaaaatcagatacggttttactaaactaataaaatggaaTTCAATTATATTGTAGTATAATTACATATAGACTATAAAATTGAGAATTGAATTATAGATGGGATGAAACTGGTCTCCACAAAAGGGATCTATTGAATATTCCCCAACAGTTCTGACCTCTCCTCCCCGTTTTGTATTAGGTGCattaatgttttagatttattggGCACATGAAACTCATCGTTGGGCATCATCTCCGGCAACGTCCAGTCCTTGACATGATCACGGGGAAGGAGATTGTTGGTACACGTACAACCTAAAGAGTAAGCAAATTGTATTCCATATTACCACCCAACTTCTTAATGCTTCCATAGTAATGATATCCCTCAACTTCTTCCATGCTCATGTCGACAGGAaagaactaaaaaaatattattacccTTTCATATTGAATATGGAAAGCACTTTCTAATgattcaataaaataaatggtGCAGAAGAAGAATCCGGAGACGATGTTGGACGAAGACACACAGCTCATGGAACAAAGAGAAACCTAATCCAAAAGGCTCGATCTTTACAAACTAGCTTGAGATGTATTGATCTTGTGCCTTAGTTATATAATGGGTTCTAAGCTGGCAGCACTCTCCTCTCTCCATTCTTAACACGAAGAACGAAGAGCAAGTTTGTTGTGACTCCTCCAGCTAATGTCACAAAGACTCTTCTAAGTAAGAACCCCATACTATGCTCTAAAAGTCAATCTTTACCATAACATTAATGCATTGTGGCTTGATGAAGGTACTTTCTTGCAGAGGAGATCCTGGTTCAGTACGGTGGTAACGAAAGagatgatgataccaaattcgCCAACGAAGCTGATTCTCCAACGAAGTTGTTTCTGAAGTTGTCGTTAAGCTTGGGTCATCTGTAAACATAGAGATCCCAGCTTCTGAGGTAATAACTTAAAAAACAAACTCCTTTCTGTGCTCGGGAGTTGTAAAAGATCTATagcaatatttttgtttagtccttttctttttaaatcaaACTTATTTCTAGATTGTTgaagacttaattttttttgcatggGTTAACTGATAAACCCGAAACAGTTTCCAATAAATTCCCTCTAGATACAATGATACTCAATCTTCAAAAGTATTTGTCAAATTAATTAATGGCGCTAAATGACATGGGCAAGGGAGTCTAAATGATTTAGCAACGCGTATCCCTGAGCTTCAGCTGTTTCTATCCATTGAATACATGGTCGGAGGATGTAATTCTTGCAACCATTGcagcttttttttaatttttattttaggtttCTAATAACTATCCACTAAGTTTCGTGATTTTTAAGCttttagtctctctctctcttgagtTATTGCTGATGTCTGGAAGAatctcagaagaagaagatattgttTGGGGACAAAGTGATCTTTGCACAAAAAGATAGAAAGATTAAATGTTTCTGAAGACTTTCAAGAccatatatacacataaagtttatatatcaaaatccaagttgggaaccttttataaattatttgactaATAAATTAGCTAAGATACATAAAGAACTTAAAAAGACAATTGCACCAAATTTTAGCAGAAAAAAGCATAAAAAATTTAGGAAGATAGTGTGTGAGATTTGTCCGCCGTTGAAAGTATTTAATCTTACACCATATATTGGATACTAATCACTGTCAATTTGTTCCAATGGattacatttttcaaataattcgtATGTTCTTTTTGTAACATGGTACGATGAATAACTGGGCTCAAAACAACATATGTAGTTAGTCTAAAATTAAACGCGGAAATTGGTAGTAATTACGATGATTGAAAGTTTGAACACATTTCATTGGTAACAGTTACGATGAAAAGAGTGTAAAATGGAGACTCAAACACATCATGGAGAGTTGTTAAAGGATTTAGACTTAGACCACTTCTTCAAATTATATTCATTCAACAACAATCTTCATAAGTAATTTAAAAGTTGTgaatattaaactaaatcctcaccatatataaattttaaagaacACCagattataactttaaaataaataaccaaaggTAGAAATCAACATAAAAGTAAAGACTAATCTCTTTGTGACGAGGCcggaatattttaatttaaagagttgttattggtttatatgatttaaatataaagtttcgGTGatggtttatttaaaaaattatcttaaacttggtttggtctgttataatttttatttattatgtattttcatGAATTGATTTGGAGAAAAACATTATCcttatttattatgtatttttaattcaATTTAATTTCTGTTATGAAACTGCTCAATATGGTATTACAACTCAATAATTCTAAAGTTAAAACAAAGTTTAAATCGgttttaaatttacaaatacTTTATACAAAacctaaattaataaaataaatgaattttaaagTATAACAAGGTTTAGTTAACTTTGACCCATCTTACTGATCATTCTATATATGATTTCTTTTAATAACAAATTGTGagttaaattatatgaaatattttagaCACAAGGCAATCAATAAATTCAAACGATTTTAAATTTCTTAccaatttaatagtttaaaattgattgtagtatatataacaatttatattcaaatgttattgtaatttttttaatttaattaaaacttaTACGAatatcccgggcgtagcccgggaaaagcctctagtttttaaaaaaatcatacatgaatcaaagttgtgacttctgttttaatatataagatggtatactttggaagaaaaaaaagaataaaggaTTTTACCACCGGACGCGGTAAACCAGTTGGTTTAAGCGAAAGCTTTGGTGCTGTTACGCTTCTTGTTCTAAATTCGGTGGGAGAGAAGCTTATACTATACCTTGGTATATAAAGAGCAAATTCTCCGCCTAAGAGAATATTTGTGCCTAAGGTCCATGCATCTCtggttaaccaaaaaaaaaaaacggatttGTGTTCATATTGATGTTTGATTAGGAAACAATAGATTGAAATATAGCCACTAAATATGTCACACATATATTCTGTATAAAtacttttatgttttaattttcacGAGTGCTATATCCTTCTTTTCTTATTGTCAATAGCTCTCATAGTTGTTAATTCGAACGAAAGTAAAGTGTGTTGTTTAGTGGCTTGAATGTTAAGTCTGAACTGTTGATTCACGTTAACTGCATGTTGCGAGATGTAAGTTTTTTGGTAACggatgtaagtttttttttgttgaacatTAGCGGATGAAAGAAGTTAAAATAATACAATTGATTTCAATTCATGAAACGATGTCTTTTATAAACTCATAAAACGAtgttttatctaaaatatagttCATATGCAAAGTTAGTGCTGATTCACTGTGTGATATTCTTTTGGTTCTTGTTGAACACTCGGAATCGGATAAGTAAAATAGTAAAAGAAATCGTTAGGAATTTTGCATTTTGCAAGAAATACATCGACTGTTATAACATCTTatgaaaatacttaaaataatccgtttgcaaaaaaaaaacttaaattataGACTTCTAGAAAACTTGTACAGGTCCTTTTAGTCTCACATTCACGTATATCTTCATGGAGATAAGAACATATGCTACAAACGAAACATCACATCAGTATaatgaagagaaaaaaacatatcaaaGACAAATCCGTATAAGTTGTTTGATGTACAAGCAAGTTGGTTCGGAATTGGGGTTGAAAGAATGTTGAAAAAGGGAAAAATATCAATGGACAGATCTCGTCACAGTCTCAAGTcgcattattatttttacttttggaCGATTGGGTCATCGGTCATATGGTTGCAACTTGCAAGGAGATGGACGTTGACCTCTTTTTTCATTCCAAAATATGttgattatttattaattaattatattttaggtttGTGATATAGAGAGCAAATGACATTGCAGTAACAATTTGGTGGTTACCTTTTTTACCTGTCAAAAATGCAACACCACCCTTTTATGATTttctttataagaaaaatatattttatgaattatCAAATTTGATTGCCTTTATAATTGCTATAATATCTGCAAAACtattatctgattttttttcgtACCCAATAAGTCAATAacatatgtttttgtttctaaGAAAATTTCTCACAGCAGAGCAATACTAATTTTCTTTAAATGGTATGGTGTGCATAAGTATTGTTTACTCTACTTTTAGTGGAAGGAGAGAAATAACAGGGTTCATAATGCTCCTGCGCTGACTGCAATTACCTGTTTTCACAGATGGACATGCATCTCCGGGACATCTCTCTGGCACGGAGATCTCGAAAAATTACTCTAAACTTCTATTATAATGGTTAACATATAGTTAAGGATCTAGTAGCTCCTCTTGTTACTTCCAATGGGGTTTTTACCTTTTTGGGCCATTAGAAGAATCAGACATTTTTTGCTTTGTATTTAAACTcgatttgataataaatttacattttat
The nucleotide sequence above comes from Brassica napus cultivar Da-Ae chromosome A9, Da-Ae, whole genome shotgun sequence. Encoded proteins:
- the LOC106444705 gene encoding 10 kDa chaperonin, mitochondrial, with the protein product MAKRLIPTLNRVLVEKNLQPSKTVSGILLPETSSQLNSGRVIAVGPGARDRTENLIPVSVKEGDNVLLPEFGGTQVKLGEKEFLLYRDEDLMATLHD